The Acidimicrobiales bacterium sequence GTGGTCCTTCGCGATCGTCCGGAACACGGGCGAGATCAGTGGACCGGTCGCACCGATCGTGGGGTTGAGCAGGCCGTTGAGCGCGCCGACCAGGGTCAGGCGCCGGTGGCCGCCGCCCGTCGGCGACAGCCACGCGGTGGCGGCGGGCCACCAGACGGCGAGGAGGGCGAACCCGCCGATGATCGCCCGACCGCCGTCACGGGGAATCGCATCCGCGATGACGTAGCCGACGATCGTTCCGGGAAGCAACAGGGGCAGGTACCAGCGCAGCAGTGCAGTGTCCGCCTTGTCGCGCAGGGTCGCGGCCCGGGTGCCGTTGCTGACCAGCTGCACCACCCCATGGGCCGGCACGGCCACCAGCGGATCGACGAACTGGAGGATGACGACGAGGAGCACGACACCACCGCCGGCACCGGCCACGGCGGTGATGCCCGCGGTGACGACCGCGGCCACCGCGACGATGAGCAGTTCCCCTTCCGACATAGCTTGTATCCTACTTGTATTAGACCTGTCTTGTCCATGAATTGTCCGATCCTGTCCGGCCGGACCTGACACACTGCGCCCGATGGACACCGCAGCCACCCCCGACCGCCGGGCCGCGATGGCAGCCGGGGTACGCCGGATCTTCCCACTGTCGCTGATCGCGGGGCCCTTCGGCCTCGCCTACGGCGCCACGGCGACCGCCAACGAGATCGGCGATGTGGACGGCATCCTCGCCTCCTTCGTGATCCTCGCCGGCGCAGCCCAGATCGCCCTCGTCGACCTCAACGGCGACGGCGCGGCGTGGTACATCGCGGTCAGCACGGCGATCGTCATCAACCTCCGGTTCGTCCTCTACTCGGCGTCGCTCGCCCCGTCGTTTCGCGAGTTCGAACCCCGCTGGCGATTCGGGCTGACGTATCTGCTCACCGACCAGACGTCCGTGCTCGCCATCCAGGAGTTCGAAGCACACCGCGATCCCGCCTACCGACGCTGGTTCGTGCTCGGCGCCGGGGTGTGGTTCACGATCCCGTGGTTCATCGGCACCACGGTCGGCGTGCTCGCGGGAGGTGACATCCCGGACTGGGTGCAGATCGGCTTCGTCGTACCGCTCATGTTCATGGCGCTGTTGGTGCCGGCACTCACGTCCCGACCGAAGCTCGCGGCCGCGATCGTCGGCGCGACCGTTGCGGCCGCCGCCCAACCCCTCCCCGACGGCGTGAACATCATGCTCGGCGCGGCCGCCGGCATCGGCGTGGGCACGGTGCTCGCGGAACGGGCCGACGGATGAGCGTCACCGTCCAGATCCTGCTCGTCGGACTCGGCAGCTACGCCCTCCGGGGAAGCTTCATCGCGTTCGCCTCGCGGCTCGGCGAGATTCCCGCGCGGGCCAACACGGCCCTGTCGATGATCCCGCCCGCGGTACTCGCGTCGATTGTCGCCGACAGCCTCCTGTTCAGCGGCGACTCGTGGCGTGGTCTCGACGAGTGGCACATCGCGCTCGCCGTCACGACCGTCGTCGCCTGGCGCACCAAGAGCATCGCCCTCTGCCTGGCCGTCGGCATGCCCCTCGTCTGGCTCCTCGCCTGAGATGGGACACGGTGTCAGACACCGTGTCCCACCGTGTCTGTGACCGGGGTTCCACAAGCGCTGTGAATCCTGACCACTGGTGTCAGGGAGCCGAAGACGGGACAATGGATCCCGCCGCACGCCGCGGCGGTCGAGGGGACGACGATGACCTGCGGGTCCTGTGGGGAGAAGAACCGGGACGGCGCCCGATTCTGCGCGGAATGCGGCACCGTGCTCGAGCACGCCTGTATGACCTGTGACGCCGCGCTGACACCGACGGCGAAATTCTGCGACCAGTGCGGCACGCCGGTGGGGTTCACCCCGGACGATCCCGAATCGAGCGACGACGGGGCCGTCCGTAAGACCGTCACCGTCATGTTCGCCGACCTGGTCGGCTCCACCGCGTTCGGCGAGGCCGTCGATGCGGAGGCGGCGCGGCGGGAGATGGGCGCCTACCACCAGCTGGCCCAGCGGGTGATCGACCGCCACCAGGGGACGCTCGTCAAGTTCATCGGCGACGGCGTCATGGCCGTGTTCGGCATCCCGGAGATCGCGGAGGACGACGCCGACCGCGCCATCCGCGCCGGGCTCGACCTCCAGGGCGAGTTCCGCACCATCGCCGCCGGGATCCTCGAACGCCACGGCGCCACCGTCGGCCTGCGGGTCGGCATCAACACGGGCGAGATCGTGATCGCCGAGCACGACGACGACATGGTCGGCGACGCGATCAACACCGCCGCCCGCATCGAAGCCGAGTGCACGCCCGGCCGCGTGCTCGTCGGTGAACAGACCTGGCGGCTAACGCGTTCGACCGTCGACTACGAGGTGCTCGGCGAGGTCCACGTGAAGGGCAAGCAGGAGGGCGTCGCAACCTTCCAGGTGCTCGCTGCGACCGACGAGGAGATCGCAACCCCGTTCGTGGGCCGCGACAACGAACTGCTCCGGCTCCGCGCCGCCCTCGACGACACGATCGACGATCGCACCGTTCGCTTGGTGTCCGTCATCGGCGCCCCCGGCGTGGGCAAGACCCGCCTCGCCGCCGAGATGAGCGACCGGGCGGGCGAAGGCGTGACGGCATTCGACCTGCGCGTGGACCGCGCCGCCACCGCCACGTTCGGACCGATCGCCGACCTGCTCGCGGCAGCCCCCGACGCGGCCCGACGCGCCGTAGACGCGCCCGATGCCGAGCGGCTGCTCCCCCTCCTCGACACGTTCACCGGATCGGCGCCTGCCCGCTCGACGGAGGAGTCGTTCTGGGCGGCCCGCCGCCTCGTCGAACTGATCGCCGCCGACGGCCCCACCGTGATCGTGGTCGACGACGTGCAGTGGGCCCAGCCCCTGTTCCTCGACCTGCTCGATCATCTCGTGGAGTGGGTCGCCGGCCCCGCCCTCATCGTGGCCCTGGCCCGCCCCGAGATCCGCGAGATCCGGCCGACCCTCGCGGAGCGCGGACGCCGTGTCGCCGACGTCATTTCGCTCGAAGGGCTCGACGCCGCGACAACGGAGATGCTGGCCGCCCGTCTGCTCGGCGCCGATGAGCTCCCGGACGGTCTCGCGGTCAGACTCCCCGAGTCGACCGAAGGCAATCCGCTCTTCGTGCGCGAGCTCGTCCGGATGCTCGTGGACGACGGCACGATCGAGGAACGCAACGGCAGATGGGCGCTGTCCATCGACGCCGATGCCGTCGAGGTGCCGCCCACCATCCAATCGCTGCTCGCCAGCCGCGTGGAGCGCATGGACGACGAGGCTCGCCGCGTCGTGGAGATGGCCGCGGTCGTCGGATCCGAGTTCGCCCGCGGCGCGGTTGCCGCCCTTCTACCGGACATGGCCCACACCTCGCTCGACCGCATCCTCGAAGGACTGCGCCGGCGCGAGATCATCGATCCGACCGGCACCTACTGGGGCGACGAACCCGTCCTGCGGTTCCACCACGTCCTCATACGCGACGCGGCCTATCGCCGCCTCCTCAAGGAGCGGCGGGCCGACCTGCATCTCAAGGTGGCTGACTGGACCGAGACGATGGCGACCGCCACGGGCGCCGACCATGACCTCGCGATCGCCTTCCACCTCGAACAAGCCCACCGGTATCTCGGCGAGCTCGGTCCGTTCGATGACGCCGGACTCGCCGCAGGTGCCCGCGCCGCCGATCTCCTTGCCGCCGCGGCCAAGGGCGCGTTGCAACAGGACGACCTCGCGGCGGCCAGCTCGCTGGCCGTGCGGGCCCTCGCGCTGATCGATGCCGAGGACCCCCACCGGGCCGAGGTGCTGGTGATCGGGTGCGAGGCGTTCTTCCAGGCAGCGCGCGTGAACGACGCGGAGCCGCTGCTCGGCGAGCTGACCGAGCTGGCGGGTGACGATCGCCGCCTCGACGCCTGGGCCACGGCATTTCGGGGGAATCGCGTGGCGCTGACCGAACCCGACGGACTGGTCGAGGCCGAGCCCGAGGTTGCCGCGGCGGCCGAGACGTTGAGCGACCTCGGCGACGATGCCGGCGTGGCGAAGGCCCGCCTGGTGCGGGCGATGATCCTCGCCCGCCTCGGCCGGGTGGGCGACTGCGAAACCGAGCTCGATGCCGCCCTCCACGCAGCGCGAGCGGCAGACGACCGGAGGCGGATCACCGCCGTGCTGGGTGCCGCACCCGTCGCCGCGCTGTGGGGTCCGAGCCCTGTGGCGCGGGCCGGCGGTCGCTGTCTCGACATCATCCGACTACTCCGCATCACGTCGGCGTCACCCATGGTCGAGGCCACCTCCATCCGCTGCCAGGCCGTGCTGGAGGCGATGCGGGGACGCTTCGACGAGGCCCGCGAGCTCGCCTGGCGCTCCGCCGAGATCGTCGACGAGCTCGGTCTGCGCCACGGCGTGCTCGAGACGGAGATGTACCGCGGCTACATCGAACTCCTGGCCGACGACCCTGCCGCAGCCGAGCCCCATCTCCGCCGGGCCTTCGACGGCCTGGGTCAGCTCGGCGTGGGTGCCGACGCCGGCCAGGCCGCGGCCCATCTGGCCCGGGCGTTGCTGGCGCAGGGACGCCTCGACGAGGCGGCAGAGGTCGCGGAGCAGAGCGCAGCACTCGCCGGCCAGAACCTCCAGACGGCGATCGCCTCGCGCTCGGTGCGGGCCGAGCTGGCGTCGCGCCGTACCGACCACCGCACGGCGCATCGCTTGGCCGAGGAGGCCGTCGCGATTGCCGAGCGCACCGACCTGACGATGGACCATGCCCGGGCCGAGGTGGCACAGGCGACAGTGTTGCGCCGGGCCGGCGACGAGGCAGGGGCCGACGCCGCACAGTCCCGAGCGTCGGAGCTCCACGCGGCCAAGGGAGCGGAGTTCGGGGCCCAGCTGACACCGAGTGTCGGCGACCGCGTCACCGGGTCCCAGCCAACAGCGAATGCGGCTTCCGAGCTGCAACTCGAGTTCTGGGCGGCAGTCAGGGCCGGCGACGCCGACCGCGCCGCAGCACTCGTCGCCGACGACTGGTGGTCCGTCGACACGCGCCCGGGCCATTACCTCGACATGACGAAGGCGCAGCTGATGGAGCTCTTCGACCAGATCAGAGGCATCGGCGCAGGGGTCGCGCTGACGCCGATCTCCGTGCGCGGCGATCGGCTCGTACTCAGCCGGTGTCAGTCGAACGAAGACGGCGCGACCCACGACTATCTCGAGCTCGTCGAACTCGCCGACGACGGCCGAGCCGCGCGGGCCGCGTTCTACGACCATGACGACCTTCGGACCGCGCTCGACGAGCTCACCCAGCGGTACCGAGACGGCGAGGGCGCCGAGTTCGCAGAGATGGTCGATCTCGGCTGGCGGTTGGGCAAGGCGAGCGAGGCGCCGGCAGAAGACCAACCGGCGCTGCTGGCCGACGTCTGCCACGACGACATCGTCGTCATCGATCACCAACCCGTGGTCGGACTTCCCGACAGCGACCTGTCGACGCTCACCGAGCAGGGCATGCTCGACGCCGGGATGATCCTGGTCTCGGAGTATCTCCGCATCGGGCCGGGTGCGATCGTCGTCGGCCTCCACAAGCATCTCGACGGCGACCTGGTTCGGGACCAGTACCTGCTCGTCGTGATGCGCGACGGCAAGGCTGCACGCATGGAGTGGTTCGCCGCCGTACAGCGCGAACAAGCCGCGGCCCGGTTCGACGAGCTGACCTCGGATACGACGGCCGGTGACGGGCCTCGCGACAACGGCGCCTCCCTCCTGTTGCGACGGTTCTATGACCTCGCTACAAAACCCGACCAGCACGAGGCCGCGCTCGAGCTGGTCGCGGACGACTGGGAAGGCGACGACCGGCGACCGCTGGTGGGCACGTCGGTCACGAAGGCGGACCTGGCCGAATTTCACCTGCTCGGCCGGCCGCCGGCGACCGCGCCCGACATCGAGGTGATCGACACCGCCGGCGACGAGCTGGCGATGTGCTCGGTCAGGACGCGGACGGACGGCTCGGACCTCGCGATGCCGGCCCTCTTCGTGATCGAGACGGACGGGGAGCGGTTCCGCTCATCCGCCGTGTTCGACATCGACGATCGCGACCGGGCCGCGCGGGAGTTCGAGCGCCGCCGCTTCCGCCGCGAGGAGGGCGCGGCGTACGTCGAGACGCTCGACCTCTCCTGGAGCTATCGCAACCTGTTCTACGACCTCGAGGCGTTCCGGGACCTCCTCACCGACGACTTCGAGCTCGTCGATCACCGCGCCGTGAGCTTCGGCCGCCTGAACGCGGACGAGTACGTCGACGTTCTCGCGAATGCGCGGGAAGTTGCCGAGGGACGCCGGTTCGACCCCGGTCCCTATATCGCCGTCGACCACGGCGTGATACTCAGCGACACGTTGCTCTCGAATGCCGAGGCGAGCTGGCCCGTATTGATGATCACGGTCTACCGCGGCGATCTGATGGAGCGTCAGGAGCTGTTCGACCCCGCGGACCGCGACCGGGCCCTCGCCCGCTTCGAGGAACTGCGGCCCAGCCGTTCGGCCGTGCCGGGGGAGCTCCACAACCGGGCGACGGCGACGATGCGAGCGTTCTACACGGCGATGTACGACGACCGGGACCTGGAGCGCGCACGCGCGCTGCTCCACGACGACCTCATCGGCGTCGACAATCGCCCGCTGGTCGGCACCGACATCACCGCGGACCAGGTCCCCGACAACTTCCGTGAGCTGCTCTCGCACGACCATCTCGACTGGACGCTCGACACGCTCGCCGTGGCCGGTGAGTCGCTCGCGCTGTCACGGCTCGAGGTGACTCGCCCGGGATCGTCGTTCACGAGCTCGTACCTCATGGTCAACGAGGTCGACGCCGACGGGCTCGCCGTTGCCGCATGGTCCTGCGAACCCGACGACATCGAAGCGGCCCACGCCGAACTGGATCGGCGCTACCGCGCCGGCGAGGGAGCCGAGTTCGCCCCGACGACTGGTCACCCCCCACTCGGTGAGCTCCGCAACCCGGCGACGGACAACCTGCGGGCGTTCTACGCCGCGATGTTCAACGACCGCGACTTCGACACAGCGATGGCGTTCATGGCTGACGACTTCGTGGGAGAGGATCGCCGGGAGCTTGTCGGGTCGACGGTCGCGAAGCCGGACGTCTTCGAGAACTACCGGGAACTCCTCGAACACGACGGACGGATCGACTGGACGGTCGACGTGTTGGCGGTCGCGGGCGAACGGGTCGCCCTGACGCACGTCACCACGGTCCGCTCCGGCTCGAGCTTCGAAACGGAGTTCCTCCTCGTCGCAGAGGCCGACGAAGCGGGGCTCGCCACCGCGGTGGTCGCGTTCGGGACCGATGATCTCGAAGCCGCCGTCGACGAAATGACCGAGCGCTACATCGCCGGAGAAGGCGCGCCGTACGAGGAAATTGCCCGGGTCTCCAAGGCACTTGGAGATGCCCGCGCGAGGAACGACGCCGAAGCCAGTCGCCAACTGACAACCGACGACTTCGTGGTCGTCGACCACCGGGCCGCAGCCTTCGGCGAACTCGACTTGGAGGGCTATCTGACGCTGCTTCGCGCGGACGTCGAGGCGACGGGTGACCGCCCCATGGTCACCCGCCAGATCCTGGCCGCAGACGAGTCGATGCTTCTGTGCGAGACCGTCTCCGTCACCGACGCCGCAGAGTGGCCGATGATCTCGCTGCTCGTGATGCGAGACGGCCGAGTGTGTCGCGTGGAGGTGTGGCACCCCGGTGACCATGCGACCGCGCTCGCCCGCTTCGAGGAGCTCACCGCTGAGTCGCGCGAGTCTCGCAACCTCGTCATCGAGATGTTCGCTCAGCAGGAGGAGATCGGGCCCGGTGACTTCGACCCGCGGGAGGCGTTCAGCGACGCCGTGATCGTCGACCACCGCAGCGGGGTCATCCCGCTCGGGTCGATCGAGGACCTGGCGGGGTCGGTGGCGGCCTTCGACGAGCAGGGCATGGGCTTCTCCACGAGGGCCATCGCGTGGCGGGGCGAGTTCCTCGGTCTCTTCCGGATGACGCGCTCCACGCCCTCGGGACTGCGAGCGGTGATGTACAACCTCATCCAGGTCGACGCCGACCGTCGCCCTACCCGGCTCGAGACCTTCGGCGAGGACCAGCTCGACCAGTCGCTTCGGCGACTCGACGAACTGTGGTGGGACTCAGATGAGCCGGAGTTCCGGCCGTTCGCGGAGCTGCTTCGGCTGTTCGGCGACCGGATCTTCGCGGCCGACTGGGCCGGCGTGCGCGAGCTGCTCGATCCCGAGTTCCGCCACGTTCTGCACAAGAAGCTCGAGGTCGGACCATTTGACCTCGAGGGCTTTGTCGAGAACGGCCGGATCTGGAAGGACATGGCCGGATCGATCCAGCCCGTCATCCAGGAAGTCGTCCGCCACACCGACTCGGTCGCGCTGCTCCGACAGGATCTCCACGGACTCGACGAGGCCGGGCTCGAGAGCCAGTGGTCGGGGCTCGTCATCGGAGTCGGGGCCGGCGACAAGATCACCCGCTGGGAAGAGTTCGAGCCCGACGCCGTCGACGCAGCGCTGGCCCGCTTCGACGAACTCGCCCGAGGTGAGACAGAGGTCTGACCCCAGAAAGTACGGCGGTCCGCGGGGGTGCCAGGGGTAGCCTTTCGGGACTATGAGCACGTCCCGCATCCCCGACAAGCCCGACCTCGCCGGCCTCGAGGACAAGTGGGACGCGGTATGGGACGAGACCGGGATCTACCACTTCGACGAGAACACCACGCGTGACGAGGTCTTCTCGATCGACACCCCGCCGCCCACGGTCTCCGGCTCACTCCACGTCGGTCACGTCTTCAGCTACACCCACACCGACACCGTCGCCCGCTACCAGCGCATGGCCGGCAAGAACGTCTTCTACCCGATGGGCTGGGACGACAACGGCCTGCCCACCGAGCGCCGCGTCCAGAACTACTACGGCGTTCGCTGCGACCCGTCACTCCCCTACGACCCCGGCTTCACCGCGCCCGACGACGCCGGCGACCCGAAGGCGGTCGGCAAGCGCCCGACCATCTCCGTCAGCCGGCCGAACTTCATCGAGCTGTGCACGGAGCTCGCAGAGGAGGACGAGAAGGCGTTCGAGGCGCTGTTTCGCAAGCTCGGCCTCTCGGTCGACTGGACCCGCACCTACGAGACGATCAACGACCACTCGCGTCGCATCAGCCAGCTCGGGTTCCTGCGCAACCTCGAGGACGGGCAGGCCTATCAGGTCGAGGCGCCGAGTCTGTGGGACGTCACCTTCCAGACCGCCGTCGCCCAGGCCGAGCTGGAGGACAAGGAGACGCCGGGCGCCTATCACAAGCTCCGCTTCGCCGGCGTCGGCGACACGCCCGACATCTGGATCGACACGACGCGGCCGGAGCTGGTTCCATCGTGCGTCGCCCTCGTCGCCCATCCCGACGATGAGCGCTATCAGCCCCACTTCGGTGGCACCGTCCGTTCGCCCCTGTTCGCCGTCGAGGTGCCCGTCCACGCCCACGAACTCGCCGACCCCGAGAAGGGCACCGGCATCGCCATGATCTGCACGTTCGGCGACACGACCGACGTCACCTGGTGGCGCGAGCTCGACCTCCCCGTCCGCACCGTCATCCAGCGCGACGGCAAGTTCGCCGAGGAGACGCCCGAGTGGATCGCCGACGGCGCGCCCGCCGAGGCATACCAGCGACTCGCCGGTCTGCGGGCGAAGAACGCCCAGGCCGAGATCGCCACGATGCTCGCCGAGTCCGGCGACATGGAGGGCGAGCCCCGGCCGATCACCCACCCGGTCAAGTACTTCGAGAAGGGCGACAAGCCGCTCGAGATCGTCAGCTCGCGCCAGTGGTACATCCGCAACGGCGGCCGCGACGAGCACCTGCAGGACGCGCTCGTCGCCCGCGGCGACGAGATCAACTGGGTTCCCGGCTACATGCAGACCCGCTTCGCCAGCTGGATCGAAGGACTCAACGGCGACTGGCTGATCAGCCGCCAGCGCTTCTTCGGCGTGCCGATCCCGCTGTGGTACCCGCTCGACCAGAACGGCGAGCCGGAATACGCCGAACCGCTGAAGCCGTCCGTCGAGGATCTGCCGATCGACCCGTCGACCGACGTCCCCCCGGGCTACACAGACGACCAGCGCGGTCAGCCGATGGGCTTCATCGGCGAGCCCGACATCATGGACACGTGGGCGACGTCCTCGCTCACCCCCCAGATCGCGTGCGGTTGGGAGACCGACCCGGCCCTGTTCGCCGCGACCTACCCGATGGACGTGCGTCCCCAGGCGCACGACATCATCCGCACCTGGCTCTTCTCCACCGTCGTCCGCGCCCACTTCGAGGACGACACCGCCCCGTGGAAGAACGCGACCCTGTCCGGCTGGATCCTGGATCCCGACCGCAAGAAGATGTCGAAGTCGAAGGGCAACGTGGTCGTTCCGACCGACCTCCTCGAGCAGTACGGCTCCGATGCCGTGCGCTACTGGGCATCGTCCGGCCGTCCCGGCACCGACACCGCGTTCGACGAGGGGCAGATGAAGATCGGGCGCCGGCTCTCTATCAAGCTGCTGAACGCGTCGAAGTTCGTCCTCGGCTTCGGCGAGGGTTCCGACGTCGATCCCGCAGCGATCACCGAGCCGCTCGACCGCTCGATGCTCGACAAGCTGGCCGATCTCGTCGACGCCGCCACCACCGCGTTCGACGCGTTCGACTATGCCCGGGCGCTGGAGCGCACCGAAGAGTTCTTCTGGTGGTTCACGGACAACCATGTCGAGCTCGTCAAGGCGCGCGCCTACGGCGAGTACGGCGACGAGCGCGCCGCCTCGGCCCAGCACGCGCTACGGATGGCGCTGTCCACGGTGCAGCGGCTGTTCGCCCCGTTCCTGCCCTTCGTCACCGAAGAGGTCTGGAGCTGGTGGCAGGACGGCTCAATCCACACGGCCGACTGGCCGGGGGCCGACGGCCTGCGGGCCGCGGCGGCCGGCGTAGGTCCGGGTCCGAGCGACATCGCCAGCGAAGCGCTGTCCGTCGTCCGTCGCGAGAAGTCGGAAGCGAAGCGCAAGCTCCGCACACCGGTCGTCTCTGCGACGTTCGCGACCACGCAGGCGCAGCTCGACGTGCTCGACCAGGTGATCGACGACGTCAAGGCCGCGGGGATGATCCGGTCCGTCACCACCGGCACCGTCACCGATCGATCCGAGATCGAGGTCACGGCCGAACTCGAGCCCGAGGCGAGCTGACCCATGGCGGTGGGCGACCGCGAGCGCTGGAACGAGA is a genomic window containing:
- a CDS encoding adenylate/guanylate cyclase domain-containing protein, whose product is MTCGSCGEKNRDGARFCAECGTVLEHACMTCDAALTPTAKFCDQCGTPVGFTPDDPESSDDGAVRKTVTVMFADLVGSTAFGEAVDAEAARREMGAYHQLAQRVIDRHQGTLVKFIGDGVMAVFGIPEIAEDDADRAIRAGLDLQGEFRTIAAGILERHGATVGLRVGINTGEIVIAEHDDDMVGDAINTAARIEAECTPGRVLVGEQTWRLTRSTVDYEVLGEVHVKGKQEGVATFQVLAATDEEIATPFVGRDNELLRLRAALDDTIDDRTVRLVSVIGAPGVGKTRLAAEMSDRAGEGVTAFDLRVDRAATATFGPIADLLAAAPDAARRAVDAPDAERLLPLLDTFTGSAPARSTEESFWAARRLVELIAADGPTVIVVDDVQWAQPLFLDLLDHLVEWVAGPALIVALARPEIREIRPTLAERGRRVADVISLEGLDAATTEMLAARLLGADELPDGLAVRLPESTEGNPLFVRELVRMLVDDGTIEERNGRWALSIDADAVEVPPTIQSLLASRVERMDDEARRVVEMAAVVGSEFARGAVAALLPDMAHTSLDRILEGLRRREIIDPTGTYWGDEPVLRFHHVLIRDAAYRRLLKERRADLHLKVADWTETMATATGADHDLAIAFHLEQAHRYLGELGPFDDAGLAAGARAADLLAAAAKGALQQDDLAAASSLAVRALALIDAEDPHRAEVLVIGCEAFFQAARVNDAEPLLGELTELAGDDRRLDAWATAFRGNRVALTEPDGLVEAEPEVAAAAETLSDLGDDAGVAKARLVRAMILARLGRVGDCETELDAALHAARAADDRRRITAVLGAAPVAALWGPSPVARAGGRCLDIIRLLRITSASPMVEATSIRCQAVLEAMRGRFDEARELAWRSAEIVDELGLRHGVLETEMYRGYIELLADDPAAAEPHLRRAFDGLGQLGVGADAGQAAAHLARALLAQGRLDEAAEVAEQSAALAGQNLQTAIASRSVRAELASRRTDHRTAHRLAEEAVAIAERTDLTMDHARAEVAQATVLRRAGDEAGADAAQSRASELHAAKGAEFGAQLTPSVGDRVTGSQPTANAASELQLEFWAAVRAGDADRAAALVADDWWSVDTRPGHYLDMTKAQLMELFDQIRGIGAGVALTPISVRGDRLVLSRCQSNEDGATHDYLELVELADDGRAARAAFYDHDDLRTALDELTQRYRDGEGAEFAEMVDLGWRLGKASEAPAEDQPALLADVCHDDIVVIDHQPVVGLPDSDLSTLTEQGMLDAGMILVSEYLRIGPGAIVVGLHKHLDGDLVRDQYLLVVMRDGKAARMEWFAAVQREQAAARFDELTSDTTAGDGPRDNGASLLLRRFYDLATKPDQHEAALELVADDWEGDDRRPLVGTSVTKADLAEFHLLGRPPATAPDIEVIDTAGDELAMCSVRTRTDGSDLAMPALFVIETDGERFRSSAVFDIDDRDRAAREFERRRFRREEGAAYVETLDLSWSYRNLFYDLEAFRDLLTDDFELVDHRAVSFGRLNADEYVDVLANAREVAEGRRFDPGPYIAVDHGVILSDTLLSNAEASWPVLMITVYRGDLMERQELFDPADRDRALARFEELRPSRSAVPGELHNRATATMRAFYTAMYDDRDLERARALLHDDLIGVDNRPLVGTDITADQVPDNFRELLSHDHLDWTLDTLAVAGESLALSRLEVTRPGSSFTSSYLMVNEVDADGLAVAAWSCEPDDIEAAHAELDRRYRAGEGAEFAPTTGHPPLGELRNPATDNLRAFYAAMFNDRDFDTAMAFMADDFVGEDRRELVGSTVAKPDVFENYRELLEHDGRIDWTVDVLAVAGERVALTHVTTVRSGSSFETEFLLVAEADEAGLATAVVAFGTDDLEAAVDEMTERYIAGEGAPYEEIARVSKALGDARARNDAEASRQLTTDDFVVVDHRAAAFGELDLEGYLTLLRADVEATGDRPMVTRQILAADESMLLCETVSVTDAAEWPMISLLVMRDGRVCRVEVWHPGDHATALARFEELTAESRESRNLVIEMFAQQEEIGPGDFDPREAFSDAVIVDHRSGVIPLGSIEDLAGSVAAFDEQGMGFSTRAIAWRGEFLGLFRMTRSTPSGLRAVMYNLIQVDADRRPTRLETFGEDQLDQSLRRLDELWWDSDEPEFRPFAELLRLFGDRIFAADWAGVRELLDPEFRHVLHKKLEVGPFDLEGFVENGRIWKDMAGSIQPVIQEVVRHTDSVALLRQDLHGLDEAGLESQWSGLVIGVGAGDKITRWEEFEPDAVDAALARFDELARGETEV
- a CDS encoding sulfite exporter TauE/SafE family protein, which codes for MSEGELLIVAVAAVVTAGITAVAGAGGGVVLLVVILQFVDPLVAVPAHGVVQLVSNGTRAATLRDKADTALLRWYLPLLLPGTIVGYVIADAIPRDGGRAIIGGFALLAVWWPAATAWLSPTGGGHRRLTLVGALNGLLNPTIGATGPLISPVFRTIAKDHVSFVATFAVVQVCNHIAKIAVFGVAGFAFREHLPLILVASIGVFAGTRLGARYLHRLDPVMLGRLFQVVVTVGALRLLLGVL
- a CDS encoding AzlC family ABC transporter permease, which produces MDTAATPDRRAAMAAGVRRIFPLSLIAGPFGLAYGATATANEIGDVDGILASFVILAGAAQIALVDLNGDGAAWYIAVSTAIVINLRFVLYSASLAPSFREFEPRWRFGLTYLLTDQTSVLAIQEFEAHRDPAYRRWFVLGAGVWFTIPWFIGTTVGVLAGGDIPDWVQIGFVVPLMFMALLVPALTSRPKLAAAIVGATVAAAAQPLPDGVNIMLGAAAGIGVGTVLAERADG
- the valS gene encoding valine--tRNA ligase; this translates as MSTSRIPDKPDLAGLEDKWDAVWDETGIYHFDENTTRDEVFSIDTPPPTVSGSLHVGHVFSYTHTDTVARYQRMAGKNVFYPMGWDDNGLPTERRVQNYYGVRCDPSLPYDPGFTAPDDAGDPKAVGKRPTISVSRPNFIELCTELAEEDEKAFEALFRKLGLSVDWTRTYETINDHSRRISQLGFLRNLEDGQAYQVEAPSLWDVTFQTAVAQAELEDKETPGAYHKLRFAGVGDTPDIWIDTTRPELVPSCVALVAHPDDERYQPHFGGTVRSPLFAVEVPVHAHELADPEKGTGIAMICTFGDTTDVTWWRELDLPVRTVIQRDGKFAEETPEWIADGAPAEAYQRLAGLRAKNAQAEIATMLAESGDMEGEPRPITHPVKYFEKGDKPLEIVSSRQWYIRNGGRDEHLQDALVARGDEINWVPGYMQTRFASWIEGLNGDWLISRQRFFGVPIPLWYPLDQNGEPEYAEPLKPSVEDLPIDPSTDVPPGYTDDQRGQPMGFIGEPDIMDTWATSSLTPQIACGWETDPALFAATYPMDVRPQAHDIIRTWLFSTVVRAHFEDDTAPWKNATLSGWILDPDRKKMSKSKGNVVVPTDLLEQYGSDAVRYWASSGRPGTDTAFDEGQMKIGRRLSIKLLNASKFVLGFGEGSDVDPAAITEPLDRSMLDKLADLVDAATTAFDAFDYARALERTEEFFWWFTDNHVELVKARAYGEYGDERAASAQHALRMALSTVQRLFAPFLPFVTEEVWSWWQDGSIHTADWPGADGLRAAAAGVGPGPSDIASEALSVVRREKSEAKRKLRTPVVSATFATTQAQLDVLDQVIDDVKAAGMIRSVTTGTVTDRSEIEVTAELEPEAS
- a CDS encoding AzlD domain-containing protein, with protein sequence MSVTVQILLVGLGSYALRGSFIAFASRLGEIPARANTALSMIPPAVLASIVADSLLFSGDSWRGLDEWHIALAVTTVVAWRTKSIALCLAVGMPLVWLLA